One segment of Chionomys nivalis chromosome 3, mChiNiv1.1, whole genome shotgun sequence DNA contains the following:
- the LOC130871330 gene encoding 60S ribosomal protein L36-like yields the protein LPSERSSHGRAGPCYPMAVGLNKGHKVTKNVSQPRHSWRRGRLTKHTKFVRDMIREVCGFAPYEQCGTELLKVFKDKRQLKLIKKRVVTRTRAKRKREELSNVLAAMRKAAKD from the coding sequence CTGCCATCGGAAAGGAGCAGCCATGGCCGTGCTGGCCCGTGCTACCCCATGGCCGTGGGCCTCAATAAGGGCCACAAGGTGACGAAGAACGTAAGTCAGCCGAGGCACAGCTGGCGGCGCGGGCGCCTCACAAAGCACACCAAGTTCGTGCGGGACATGATCCGGGAGGTGTGCGGCTTCGCGCCCTACGAGCAGTGCGGCACGGAGCTGCTCAAGGTGTTCAAGGACAAGCGCCAGCTCAAGCTCATCAAGAAGCGGGTGGTCACGCGCACACGAGCCAAGAGGAAGCGGGAGGAGCTGAGCAACGTGCTGGCCGCCATGAGGAAGGCGGCCAAGGACTGA